The Caenorhabditis elegans chromosome II genome has a segment encoding these proteins:
- the F42G2.7 gene encoding Phytanoyl-CoA dioxygenase (Confirmed by transcript evidence), with the protein MQATVHGITGITSPNASGFDLLPVAPRGLVFLPVIPGTQRVLSTWHTTRTRTMACPFHVNPLR; encoded by the exons ATGCAAGCCACAGTACACGGAATCACTGGCATCACGTCACCCAATGCATCAGGATTTGATCTACTTCCCGTGGCGCCCAGAGGACTTGTCTTTCTGCCAGTGATCCCAGGAACCCAGAG gGTGCTGTCAACATGGCATACTACGCGAACAAGGACTATGGCATGTCCCTTCCACGTGAATCCGTTGAGATGA
- the F42G2.7 gene encoding phytanoyl-CoA dioxygenase (Partially confirmed by transcript evidence), producing MQATVHGITGITSPNASGFDLLPVAPRGLVFLPVIPGTQRYVSGPATQNSLNKNHFQGAVNMAYYANKDYGMSLPRESVEMKAGDFVFYHPCLFHGSGASRSDGFSCHDEIHARARIFNILE from the coding sequence ATGCAAGCCACAGTACACGGAATCACTGGCATCACGTCACCCAATGCATCAGGATTTGATCTACTTCCCGTGGCGCCCAGAGGACTTGTCTTTCTGCCAGTGATCCCAGGAACCCAGAGGTATGTTTCTGGCCCAGCAACGCAGAATTCACTGaacaaaaaccattttcaggGTGCTGTCAACATGGCATACTACGCGAACAAGGACTATGGCATGTCCCTTCCACGTGAATCCGTTGAGATGAAGGCTGGAGATTTTGTGTTCTACCATCCGTGCTTGTTCCACGGATCCGGTGCCAGTCGATCCGATGGGTTCTCGTGTCACGACGAAATACACGCCCGCGCGCGCATTTTCAATATCTTGGAGTAA